AGCGTATCGAGATCGACCGAACCGTCGTGATTTTGATGACGCGCCGGAACGTTACCAAGCAGCAGGCTGGTGGTTAAAACATGATCGTACCAGGCAAAATCGCCTACCGGCACAATATCCACGCCCGCCTCTTTCTGCTGCTGCCAATGACGAGCACGCAGTTCGCGCCCCACCGCCAGCAGCTCCTGCTGATTAATAGTGCCTGCCCAGTAGCTTTCCTGCGCTTTTTTCAGTTCGCGGCGCAGACCGACGCGGGGGAAGCCGAGCGTATGGTTCAGTATGGTCATGCTGTCTCTCCATCAAATCCTGTTAATTTGGCGATACCGGCATCGTCAGTTTACGTACGGTCAGCATTGCGCTACCGGGCGCAGTTCTTCGATATTGAACGCTGCCCAAACGTAAAATGACGAAACGTAAAGATGTTTAGCCGTCCAGATGTTTACACCGCTATAATCTGCAGGTAGTGTATATTCCTCAAGCGCAAATTGTTCATTGTCGATGTGAAGGACTCTCATGATCGAAATCAGGCACCTGCGAACGTTACAGGCTCTCAGGCATACCGGCTCGCTGGCGGCGGCGGCGGCACAGCTTCATCAGACACAGTCAGCGTTATCTCATCAGTTCAGCGATCTGGAACAGCGTCTCGGTTTTCGTCTGTTCGTGCGTAAAAGTCAGCCGCTACGCTTTACGCCGCAGGGTGAGATTTTGCTACAGCTGGCGGAACAGGTACTGCCGCAGATTCAGCAGGCGCTACAGGCATGCCATGAACCGCATCAGACGACGCTGCGTATCGCTATTGAGTGCCACAGCTGCATCCAGTGGCTGACGCCCGCGCTGAACAGCTTCCGCCAGAGCTGGCCGCAGGTGGTGGTGGATTTCAAATCGGGTGTAACCTTCGACCCGCAGCCAGCGCTACAGCAGGGCGAGCTGGATATCGTTCTGACCTCCGACATTCTGCCGCGCAGCGGGCTGCACTATTCACCGATGTTCGATTTTGAAGTCCGTCTGGTGCTGGCACCGGATCATCCTCTGGCGCAGGTGAAGACCATCATGCCGGAGGATCTCGCTCAGGAAGTGTTAATGATCTATCCGGTGCAGCGGCAGCGGCTGGATATCTGGCGGCACTTTTTACAACCGGCAGGCGTCAGCCCCGCATTGAAAAGCGTAGATAATACGCTGC
The sequence above is a segment of the Mixta intestinalis genome. Coding sequences within it:
- the metR gene encoding HTH-type transcriptional regulator MetR, encoding MIEIRHLRTLQALRHTGSLAAAAAQLHQTQSALSHQFSDLEQRLGFRLFVRKSQPLRFTPQGEILLQLAEQVLPQIQQALQACHEPHQTTLRIAIECHSCIQWLTPALNSFRQSWPQVVVDFKSGVTFDPQPALQQGELDIVLTSDILPRSGLHYSPMFDFEVRLVLAPDHPLAQVKTIMPEDLAQEVLMIYPVQRQRLDIWRHFLQPAGVSPALKSVDNTLLLIQMVAAHMGIAALPHWVVESFERQGLIVTKTLGDGLWSRLYAAVREGEQRQPVTDAFIRSARQHACNHLPFVRDASRHALSVS